A stretch of Oxyura jamaicensis isolate SHBP4307 breed ruddy duck chromosome 27, BPBGC_Ojam_1.0, whole genome shotgun sequence DNA encodes these proteins:
- the MED1 gene encoding mediator of RNA polymerase II transcription subunit 1 isoform X2 has protein sequence MKAAPGGAEEAEKLNKMSTLLERLHAKYNQNRPWTETMKLVRQVMEKRVVMNSGGHQHLVSCLETLQKALKVSSLPAMTDRLESIARQNGLGSHLSANGTECYITSDMFYVEVQLDPTGLLCDVKVAHHGENPVSCPELVQHLREKNFDEFSKHLRGLVNLYKLPGDNKLKTKMYLALQSLELDLSKMAGMYWQATNANPLDKILHGSVGYLTPRSGGLLMNLKYYVSPYDLFEDGTGAPVILHENNVPRSLGMNVSVTVEGTMAMYKLPIAPLIMGSHPVDSKGTPSFSSITSANSVDLPACFFLKFPRPIPVSRAFIQKLQSCTGIPLFDTPPTFVPLYELITQFELSKEADPVPLNHNMRFYAALPGQQHCYFLNKDAPLPDGRSLQGTLISKIAFQHPGRVPLILNLIRHQVAYNTLIGSCVKRTVLKEDSPGILQFEVCPLSDSCFSVSFQHPVNDSLVCVVMDVQDSTHVNCKLYKGLSDALICTDDFIAKVVQRCMSIPVTMRAIRRKAETIQADTPALSLIAETVEDMVKKNLPPASSPGLLQITGNVGSTIGSSPTPPHHTPPPVSSPASNTKNHPMLMNLLKENPPQDFSTLYGSSPLERQNSSSGSPRMEMGPGGNKQKKKKSRMPADKPKHQTEDDFQRELFSMDVDSQNPIFDVNMTADTLDTPHITPAPSQCSTPPTTYPQPIPHSQPSIQRMVRLSSSDSIGADVTDILSDIAEEASKLPTTNEDCPPIGTPVRDSSSSGHSQSALFDPDVFQTNNSENPYTDPADLIADAAVSPNSDSSNHFFPDGVDFNPDLLNSQSQSGFGEEYFDESSQSGDTDDFKGYASQALSTLGVQVLGGDGGENKFKGSNQSDTVDFSIIAAASKALGSSDIMEHHSGGQSPLLNTGDLGKEKSQKRVKEGNGSGGNLAGPGIDGKPGKRSRTPSSDGKSKEKLPKRKKQETDGKSPSHSSSNRPFTPPASTGGSKSPGSSGRSQTPPGVATPPIPKITIQIPKGTVTVGKPSSHGQYTSSGSVTSSSSKSHHSHSSSSSSSSSSSTSGKMKSSKSEGSSGSKMSSSLYSSQGGSSSGQSKSSAQSVGKPGSSPITKHGLSSGSGSTKMKPQGKPSSLMNPSMSKPNISPSHSRPSGGSDKLASPMKPVPGTPPSSKAKSPISSGSGGSHMSGTGSSSSMKSSSGMGSSGSMSQKPPPSSNSSTASSSSFSSSGSSMSSSQNQHGSSKGKSPSRNKKPSLTAVIDKLKHGVVTSGPGGDDPMDGQMGPSSNSSSHTMSSKHNMSGGEFQGKREKSDKEKSKVSVSGGSVDSSKKNSDSKNVGSTGVAKIIISKHDGGSPSIKAKVTLQKPGEGGGDSLRPQMASSKSYGSPLISGSTPKHERCSPSHSKSPAYTPQNIDSESESGSSIAEKSYQNSPSSDDGIRPLPEYSSEKHKKHKKEKKKVKDKDRDRDRDRDKERDKKKSHSIKPESWSKSPISADQSLSMASSAMLSAERPSRASPEFLIGEEDDDLMDVALIGN, from the exons ATGAAGGCGGCGCCGGGCGGTGCCGAGG AAGCGGAGAAGCTGAACAAGATGAGCACTCTCTTAGAAAGACTTCACGCAAAGTACAACCAGAACAGACCCTGGACAGAAACCATGAAGCTGGTCCGTCAAGTCATG GAAAAACGAGTTGTGATGAACTCTGGGGGGCACCAACATCTGGTGAGCTGCTTGGAGACTCTGCAGAAGGCATTAAAAG TGTCTTCTCTGCCTGCCATGACGGATCGCCTGGAGTCGATAGCCAGACAGAACGG CCTTGGATCTCACCTTAGTGCAAATGGCACTGAATGTTACATCACTTCAGACATGTTCTATGTGGAAGTCCAGTTAGATCCTACAGGGCTGCTCTGTGATGTCAAGGTGGCTCACCACGGAGAAAACCCTGTG agttGTCCAGAATTGGTGCAACATCTGAG agagaaaaattttGATGAATTTTCTAAGCATCTGAGGGGACTTGTGAACCTGTATAAGTTGCCAGGAGACAA caaactTAAAACTAAAATGTACTTGGCTCTGCAGTCCCTGGAGCTGGATCTCTCAAAAATGGCAGGGATGTATTG GCAAGCCACCAATGCAAATCCACTCGACAAGATTCTTCATGGCAGTGTTGGCTATCTCACCCCCAGGAGTGGAG GTCTCCTTATGAATCTCAAGTATTACGTCTCGCCCTACGATTTATTTGAAGACGGCACTGGAGCCCCCGTTATTTTGCATGAGAACAATG TTCCTCGATCTTTAGGTATGAACGTGTCAGTAACAGTCGAGGGAACCATGGCGATGTACAAACTTCCAATTGCACCACTAATTATGGGCTCTCATCCAGTTGACAGCAAAGG AACTCCATCTTTTTCATCAATCACCAGTGCCAACAGCGTGGACTTACCAGCTTGTTTCTTCTTGAAATTCCCACGTCCCATTCCAGTGTCCCGAGCTTTCATTCAgaaactgcagagctgcacag gtATTCCACTGTTCGACACACCACCAACGTTTGTACCCTTGTACGAGTTGATCACACAGTTTGAACTGTCTAAGGAGGCCGATCCTGTACCGTTAAACCACAATATGCGCTTCTATGCA GCTCTTCCAGGACAGCAGCACTGCTACTTTCTGAACAAGGATGCTCCTCTCCCAGATGGAAGAAGCCTTCAAGGAACACTGATTAGTAAAATCGCCTTCCAGCACCCTGGACGGGTTCCCCTCATCCTTAACCTGATCAGACATCAGGTGGCATACAACACACTAATCGGCAGCTGCGTCAAGcgaacagttttaaaagaag ATTCTCCTGGGATCCTGCAGTTTGAAGTCTGTCCTCTCTCCGACTCCTGTTTCAGCGTATCCTTTCAGCACCCTGTGAATGACTCCCTAGTGTGTG TGGTAATGGATGTGCAAGACTCTACTCATGTGAACTGTAAGCTGTACAAAGGGCTATCTGATGCTCTTATCTGTACGGATGATTTCATTGCCAAAGTTGTTCAAAG ATGTATGTCCATTCCCGTGACCATGAGAGCAATTCGCAGAAAAGCAGAAACGATTCAAGCAGACACCCCAGCCTTGTCCCTCATTGCAGAAACAGTAGAAGATATGGTGAAGAAAAACCttcccccagccagcagcccagg TTTGTTGCAGATCACAGGGAATGTGGGGTCTACCATTGGCTCAAGTCCAACCCCTCCCCATCACACACCACCACCAGTATCCTCACCAGCAAGCAACACCAAGAACCACCCCATGCTCATGAACCTCCTTAAAGAGAATCCCCCTCAGGATTTCTCCACTCTGTATGGGAGCAGCCCTCTCGAAAGGCAGAACTCTTCCTCTGGCTCTCCCAGAATGGAAATGGGCCCTGGGGGgaataagcaaaagaaaaaaaaatcccgcATGCCAGCCGACAAGCCCAAGCATCAGACTGAGGATGATTTCCAGAGGGAGCTCTTCTCAATGGATGTTGACTCCCAGAACCCCATTTTTGATGTCAACATGACTGCAGATACCCTGGACACCCCTCACATTACTCCAGCACCCAGCCAATGCAGCACTCCTCCTACTACATACCCGCAGCCTATACCTCACTCGCAGCCCAGTATTCAGAGAATGGTTCGACTCTCTAGTTCGGACAGCATTGGAGCCGATGTTACTGATATCCTTTCGGATATAGCAGAGGAGGCTTCCAAGCTACCCACCACTAATGAGGACTGCCCGCCCATTGGTACTCCAGTGAGAGACTCTTCTAGTTCAGGACATTCACAAAGTGCCCTCTTTGACCCCGATGTTTTTCAGACGAACAATAGCGAGAACCCGTACACAGACCCAGCAGACCTGATAGCAGATGCTGCTGTGAGCCCCAACAGCGATtcttcaaaccatttttttccagacgGGGTAGATTTCAATCCTGACTTGCTGAACAGTCAGAGCCAGAGCGGCTTTGGGGAGGAGTACTTTGATGAGAGTAGTCAGAGTGGAGACACGGATGATTTCAAGGGCTATGCATCCCAGGCTCTAAGTACTTTGGGGGTACAAGTATTAGGGGGCGATgggggggaaaataaatttaagggAAGCAATCAGTCCGATACGGTAGATTTTAGTATTATTGCAGCTGCAAGCAAAGCACTGGGGTCCTCTGACATCATGGAGCACCACAGTGGAGGTCAGAGCCCCTTACTGAATACAGGggatttaggaaaagaaaagtctCAGAAACGGGTAAAGGAAGGCAATGGTTCTGGAGGTAACCTGGCAGGTCCTGGAATAGATGGGAAGCCGGGGAAGCGTAGCCGGACGCCATCCAGTGATggcaaaagcaaagagaaactCCCGAAGCGGAAGAAGCAGGAGACAGACGGGAAATCTCCATCTCACAGTTCATCAAACAGGCCTTTCACGCCACCAGCGAGCACTGGTGGGTCCAAATCTCCTGGCAGTTCAGGCAGATCTCAGACTCCTCCCGGTGTGGCTACTCCTCCTATTCCAAAAATCACCATTCAGATCCCAAAAGGAACAGTGACTGTTGGCAAACCGTCTTCTCACGGCCAGTATACCAGTAGTGGCTCTGtcacctcctccagcagcaaaaGCCATCATAGccattcttcctcctcctcctcttcctcctcctcttcaacctcaggcaaaatgaaaagcagcaaatcAGAAGGGTCTTCGGGCTCAAAGATGAGCAGCAGCCTCTACTCAAGCCAAGGTGGCTCAAGTTCAGGTCAGTCCAAAAGCTCGGCTCAGTCGGTGGGAAAGCCTGGGTCCTCCCCCATCACCAAGCATGGCCTCAGCAGTGGGTCTGGAAGTACCAAGATGAAACCTCAAGGAAAGCCATCGTCGCTTATGAACCCTTCCATGAGTAAACCAAACATCTCGCCATCTCATTCTAGACCTTCAGGAGGTTCTGACAAGCTTGCTTCTCCCATGAAACCTGTTCCAGGTACTCCCCCATCATCGAAGGCAAAGTCACCTATCAGTTCAGGTTCTGGAGGCTCTCATATGTCTGGGACTGGATCGAGCTCGAGTATGAAATCGTCTTCAGGAATGGGATCCTCTGGGTCCATGTCACAAAAGCCGCCTCCTTCTTCGAATTCTTCCACGGcatcttcatcttccttttcatccAGCGGGTCTTCCATGTCTTCATCTCAAAACCAGCATGGAAGTTCCAAAGGCAAGTCTCCTAGCAGAAACAAGAAGCCATCTCTGACTGCAGTCATAGACAAACTTAAACACGGGGTTGTCACTAGCGGGCCTGGTGGAGATGACCCAATGGATGGACAAATGGGGCCAAGTTCCAATTCCTCAAGCCATACTATGTCCTCCAAACACAATATGTCTGGGGGGGAGTTCCAGGGCAAACGCGAGAAGAGTGACAAAGAGAAATCGAAAGTCTCCGTTTCCGGAGGATCTGTTGACTCTTCCAAGAAGAATTCAGATTCCAAAAACGTCGGAAGCACTGGAGTGGCCAAAATTATCATCAGCAAGCATGATGGTGGTTCCCCTAGTATTAAAGCCAAAGTAACTTTGCAGAAacctggggaaggaggtggggaTAGCTTAAGGCCTCAGATGGCTTCTTCCAAAAGCTACGGATCCCCTCTCATCAGTGGATCTACTCCAAAACACGAGCGCTGCTCTCCCAGCCACAGTAAGTCACCAGCATACACTCCCCAAAACATAGACAGTGAGAGTGAGTCGGGCTCTTCCATTGCAGAGAAATCCTAccagaacagccccagctctgacGACGGCATTAGGCCCCTGCCTGAATATAGCTCAGAAAAACATAAGAAGcacaaaaaagagaagaaaaaagtgaaagacaaAGACCGGGACAGAGACCGGGATCGGGACAAAGAAAGAGATAAGAAGAAATCTCACAGCATCAAGCCAGAGAGCTGGTCTAAATCCCCCATTTCAGCTGACCAGTCTCTCTCCATGGCCAGCAGCGCTATGCTCTCGGCTGAGCGACCGTCCCGGGCTAGCCCTGAGTTTTTGATCGGGGAAGAAGATGACGATCTCATGGATGTTGCTCTAATTGGCAATTAA
- the MED1 gene encoding mediator of RNA polymerase II transcription subunit 1 isoform X1 translates to MKAAPGGAEEAEKLNKMSTLLERLHAKYNQNRPWTETMKLVRQVMEKRVVMNSGGHQHLVSCLETLQKALKVSSLPAMTDRLESIARQNGLGSHLSANGTECYITSDMFYVEVQLDPTGLLCDVKVAHHGENPVSCPELVQHLREKNFDEFSKHLRGLVNLYKLPGDNKLKTKMYLALQSLELDLSKMAGMYWQATNANPLDKILHGSVGYLTPRSGGLLMNLKYYVSPYDLFEDGTGAPVILHENNVPRSLGMNVSVTVEGTMAMYKLPIAPLIMGSHPVDSKGTPSFSSITSANSVDLPACFFLKFPRPIPVSRAFIQKLQSCTGIPLFDTPPTFVPLYELITQFELSKEADPVPLNHNMRFYAALPGQQHCYFLNKDAPLPDGRSLQGTLISKIAFQHPGRVPLILNLIRHQVAYNTLIGSCVKRTVLKEDSPGILQFEVCPLSDSCFSVSFQHPVNDSLVCVVMDVQDSTHVNCKLYKGLSDALICTDDFIAKVVQRCMSIPVTMRAIRRKAETIQADTPALSLIAETVEDMVKKNLPPASSPGYGMTTGSNPMSGTTTPTNTFPGGPITTLFNMSISMKERHDSVGHGEDFSKVSQNPILTSLLQITGNVGSTIGSSPTPPHHTPPPVSSPASNTKNHPMLMNLLKENPPQDFSTLYGSSPLERQNSSSGSPRMEMGPGGNKQKKKKSRMPADKPKHQTEDDFQRELFSMDVDSQNPIFDVNMTADTLDTPHITPAPSQCSTPPTTYPQPIPHSQPSIQRMVRLSSSDSIGADVTDILSDIAEEASKLPTTNEDCPPIGTPVRDSSSSGHSQSALFDPDVFQTNNSENPYTDPADLIADAAVSPNSDSSNHFFPDGVDFNPDLLNSQSQSGFGEEYFDESSQSGDTDDFKGYASQALSTLGVQVLGGDGGENKFKGSNQSDTVDFSIIAAASKALGSSDIMEHHSGGQSPLLNTGDLGKEKSQKRVKEGNGSGGNLAGPGIDGKPGKRSRTPSSDGKSKEKLPKRKKQETDGKSPSHSSSNRPFTPPASTGGSKSPGSSGRSQTPPGVATPPIPKITIQIPKGTVTVGKPSSHGQYTSSGSVTSSSSKSHHSHSSSSSSSSSSSTSGKMKSSKSEGSSGSKMSSSLYSSQGGSSSGQSKSSAQSVGKPGSSPITKHGLSSGSGSTKMKPQGKPSSLMNPSMSKPNISPSHSRPSGGSDKLASPMKPVPGTPPSSKAKSPISSGSGGSHMSGTGSSSSMKSSSGMGSSGSMSQKPPPSSNSSTASSSSFSSSGSSMSSSQNQHGSSKGKSPSRNKKPSLTAVIDKLKHGVVTSGPGGDDPMDGQMGPSSNSSSHTMSSKHNMSGGEFQGKREKSDKEKSKVSVSGGSVDSSKKNSDSKNVGSTGVAKIIISKHDGGSPSIKAKVTLQKPGEGGGDSLRPQMASSKSYGSPLISGSTPKHERCSPSHSKSPAYTPQNIDSESESGSSIAEKSYQNSPSSDDGIRPLPEYSSEKHKKHKKEKKKVKDKDRDRDRDRDKERDKKKSHSIKPESWSKSPISADQSLSMASSAMLSAERPSRASPEFLIGEEDDDLMDVALIGN, encoded by the exons ATGAAGGCGGCGCCGGGCGGTGCCGAGG AAGCGGAGAAGCTGAACAAGATGAGCACTCTCTTAGAAAGACTTCACGCAAAGTACAACCAGAACAGACCCTGGACAGAAACCATGAAGCTGGTCCGTCAAGTCATG GAAAAACGAGTTGTGATGAACTCTGGGGGGCACCAACATCTGGTGAGCTGCTTGGAGACTCTGCAGAAGGCATTAAAAG TGTCTTCTCTGCCTGCCATGACGGATCGCCTGGAGTCGATAGCCAGACAGAACGG CCTTGGATCTCACCTTAGTGCAAATGGCACTGAATGTTACATCACTTCAGACATGTTCTATGTGGAAGTCCAGTTAGATCCTACAGGGCTGCTCTGTGATGTCAAGGTGGCTCACCACGGAGAAAACCCTGTG agttGTCCAGAATTGGTGCAACATCTGAG agagaaaaattttGATGAATTTTCTAAGCATCTGAGGGGACTTGTGAACCTGTATAAGTTGCCAGGAGACAA caaactTAAAACTAAAATGTACTTGGCTCTGCAGTCCCTGGAGCTGGATCTCTCAAAAATGGCAGGGATGTATTG GCAAGCCACCAATGCAAATCCACTCGACAAGATTCTTCATGGCAGTGTTGGCTATCTCACCCCCAGGAGTGGAG GTCTCCTTATGAATCTCAAGTATTACGTCTCGCCCTACGATTTATTTGAAGACGGCACTGGAGCCCCCGTTATTTTGCATGAGAACAATG TTCCTCGATCTTTAGGTATGAACGTGTCAGTAACAGTCGAGGGAACCATGGCGATGTACAAACTTCCAATTGCACCACTAATTATGGGCTCTCATCCAGTTGACAGCAAAGG AACTCCATCTTTTTCATCAATCACCAGTGCCAACAGCGTGGACTTACCAGCTTGTTTCTTCTTGAAATTCCCACGTCCCATTCCAGTGTCCCGAGCTTTCATTCAgaaactgcagagctgcacag gtATTCCACTGTTCGACACACCACCAACGTTTGTACCCTTGTACGAGTTGATCACACAGTTTGAACTGTCTAAGGAGGCCGATCCTGTACCGTTAAACCACAATATGCGCTTCTATGCA GCTCTTCCAGGACAGCAGCACTGCTACTTTCTGAACAAGGATGCTCCTCTCCCAGATGGAAGAAGCCTTCAAGGAACACTGATTAGTAAAATCGCCTTCCAGCACCCTGGACGGGTTCCCCTCATCCTTAACCTGATCAGACATCAGGTGGCATACAACACACTAATCGGCAGCTGCGTCAAGcgaacagttttaaaagaag ATTCTCCTGGGATCCTGCAGTTTGAAGTCTGTCCTCTCTCCGACTCCTGTTTCAGCGTATCCTTTCAGCACCCTGTGAATGACTCCCTAGTGTGTG TGGTAATGGATGTGCAAGACTCTACTCATGTGAACTGTAAGCTGTACAAAGGGCTATCTGATGCTCTTATCTGTACGGATGATTTCATTGCCAAAGTTGTTCAAAG ATGTATGTCCATTCCCGTGACCATGAGAGCAATTCGCAGAAAAGCAGAAACGATTCAAGCAGACACCCCAGCCTTGTCCCTCATTGCAGAAACAGTAGAAGATATGGTGAAGAAAAACCttcccccagccagcagcccaggGTATGGCATGACCACAGGCAGCAACCCAATGAGTGGTACCACTACCCCAACAAACACTTTTCCTGGGGGGCCCATCACTACTTTGTTTAACATGAGCATAAGCATGAAAGAGAGGCATGACTCGGTGGGCCATGGGGAGGACTTCAGCAAAGTGTCTCAGAACCCTATTCTCACTAGTTTGTTGCAGATCACAGGGAATGTGGGGTCTACCATTGGCTCAAGTCCAACCCCTCCCCATCACACACCACCACCAGTATCCTCACCAGCAAGCAACACCAAGAACCACCCCATGCTCATGAACCTCCTTAAAGAGAATCCCCCTCAGGATTTCTCCACTCTGTATGGGAGCAGCCCTCTCGAAAGGCAGAACTCTTCCTCTGGCTCTCCCAGAATGGAAATGGGCCCTGGGGGgaataagcaaaagaaaaaaaaatcccgcATGCCAGCCGACAAGCCCAAGCATCAGACTGAGGATGATTTCCAGAGGGAGCTCTTCTCAATGGATGTTGACTCCCAGAACCCCATTTTTGATGTCAACATGACTGCAGATACCCTGGACACCCCTCACATTACTCCAGCACCCAGCCAATGCAGCACTCCTCCTACTACATACCCGCAGCCTATACCTCACTCGCAGCCCAGTATTCAGAGAATGGTTCGACTCTCTAGTTCGGACAGCATTGGAGCCGATGTTACTGATATCCTTTCGGATATAGCAGAGGAGGCTTCCAAGCTACCCACCACTAATGAGGACTGCCCGCCCATTGGTACTCCAGTGAGAGACTCTTCTAGTTCAGGACATTCACAAAGTGCCCTCTTTGACCCCGATGTTTTTCAGACGAACAATAGCGAGAACCCGTACACAGACCCAGCAGACCTGATAGCAGATGCTGCTGTGAGCCCCAACAGCGATtcttcaaaccatttttttccagacgGGGTAGATTTCAATCCTGACTTGCTGAACAGTCAGAGCCAGAGCGGCTTTGGGGAGGAGTACTTTGATGAGAGTAGTCAGAGTGGAGACACGGATGATTTCAAGGGCTATGCATCCCAGGCTCTAAGTACTTTGGGGGTACAAGTATTAGGGGGCGATgggggggaaaataaatttaagggAAGCAATCAGTCCGATACGGTAGATTTTAGTATTATTGCAGCTGCAAGCAAAGCACTGGGGTCCTCTGACATCATGGAGCACCACAGTGGAGGTCAGAGCCCCTTACTGAATACAGGggatttaggaaaagaaaagtctCAGAAACGGGTAAAGGAAGGCAATGGTTCTGGAGGTAACCTGGCAGGTCCTGGAATAGATGGGAAGCCGGGGAAGCGTAGCCGGACGCCATCCAGTGATggcaaaagcaaagagaaactCCCGAAGCGGAAGAAGCAGGAGACAGACGGGAAATCTCCATCTCACAGTTCATCAAACAGGCCTTTCACGCCACCAGCGAGCACTGGTGGGTCCAAATCTCCTGGCAGTTCAGGCAGATCTCAGACTCCTCCCGGTGTGGCTACTCCTCCTATTCCAAAAATCACCATTCAGATCCCAAAAGGAACAGTGACTGTTGGCAAACCGTCTTCTCACGGCCAGTATACCAGTAGTGGCTCTGtcacctcctccagcagcaaaaGCCATCATAGccattcttcctcctcctcctcttcctcctcctcttcaacctcaggcaaaatgaaaagcagcaaatcAGAAGGGTCTTCGGGCTCAAAGATGAGCAGCAGCCTCTACTCAAGCCAAGGTGGCTCAAGTTCAGGTCAGTCCAAAAGCTCGGCTCAGTCGGTGGGAAAGCCTGGGTCCTCCCCCATCACCAAGCATGGCCTCAGCAGTGGGTCTGGAAGTACCAAGATGAAACCTCAAGGAAAGCCATCGTCGCTTATGAACCCTTCCATGAGTAAACCAAACATCTCGCCATCTCATTCTAGACCTTCAGGAGGTTCTGACAAGCTTGCTTCTCCCATGAAACCTGTTCCAGGTACTCCCCCATCATCGAAGGCAAAGTCACCTATCAGTTCAGGTTCTGGAGGCTCTCATATGTCTGGGACTGGATCGAGCTCGAGTATGAAATCGTCTTCAGGAATGGGATCCTCTGGGTCCATGTCACAAAAGCCGCCTCCTTCTTCGAATTCTTCCACGGcatcttcatcttccttttcatccAGCGGGTCTTCCATGTCTTCATCTCAAAACCAGCATGGAAGTTCCAAAGGCAAGTCTCCTAGCAGAAACAAGAAGCCATCTCTGACTGCAGTCATAGACAAACTTAAACACGGGGTTGTCACTAGCGGGCCTGGTGGAGATGACCCAATGGATGGACAAATGGGGCCAAGTTCCAATTCCTCAAGCCATACTATGTCCTCCAAACACAATATGTCTGGGGGGGAGTTCCAGGGCAAACGCGAGAAGAGTGACAAAGAGAAATCGAAAGTCTCCGTTTCCGGAGGATCTGTTGACTCTTCCAAGAAGAATTCAGATTCCAAAAACGTCGGAAGCACTGGAGTGGCCAAAATTATCATCAGCAAGCATGATGGTGGTTCCCCTAGTATTAAAGCCAAAGTAACTTTGCAGAAacctggggaaggaggtggggaTAGCTTAAGGCCTCAGATGGCTTCTTCCAAAAGCTACGGATCCCCTCTCATCAGTGGATCTACTCCAAAACACGAGCGCTGCTCTCCCAGCCACAGTAAGTCACCAGCATACACTCCCCAAAACATAGACAGTGAGAGTGAGTCGGGCTCTTCCATTGCAGAGAAATCCTAccagaacagccccagctctgacGACGGCATTAGGCCCCTGCCTGAATATAGCTCAGAAAAACATAAGAAGcacaaaaaagagaagaaaaaagtgaaagacaaAGACCGGGACAGAGACCGGGATCGGGACAAAGAAAGAGATAAGAAGAAATCTCACAGCATCAAGCCAGAGAGCTGGTCTAAATCCCCCATTTCAGCTGACCAGTCTCTCTCCATGGCCAGCAGCGCTATGCTCTCGGCTGAGCGACCGTCCCGGGCTAGCCCTGAGTTTTTGATCGGGGAAGAAGATGACGATCTCATGGATGTTGCTCTAATTGGCAATTAA